The Oncorhynchus tshawytscha isolate Ot180627B linkage group LG05, Otsh_v2.0, whole genome shotgun sequence genome includes a window with the following:
- the LOC112251355 gene encoding vasculin-like protein 1 isoform X1, translated as MAQHDFVPAWLNFSTPQPAKSLAAFERHGENLARGDARPAVSRRRHNSSDGFFNNSPLRAPAGDGLHHPSLLRHDSVDSGVAKGGKGGLGSGLWGQEGPHHGRHTKRPVGDRDREQAGPHRQRNGTFHPRKGGFLPVEGGHEDKLKFVEEDFPSLNQSESSGKPVAQPHAVGTPVGVWEHPPSAKQTITKMLVIKKVSKEDPGASFSAGFANTTVPHLTNGTKTPISSSSVYKNLVPKPAITPTKAGPWKPSGRETKSSFNISGWDSAFTSPAASVNKLLTHVTPPTYGPTYGTPKEPPSSITPPIDVTLPRLKLMRRSTDRKSEFLRGLKDDRNWDGPTSTSPSEPKENRGDLEENGIPHSLSDSDTDHLSSSLEAEYRLLKAMGWQEYPENDDNFLPITDAELQEFQAKTEKLKRNRLVQNGVLLKPLFKGAPLPLLSWRSPVEPELEEVSEAESTSSSQTDDDT; from the exons TCTCTTGCAGCGTTTGAGAGGCACGGAGAGAATCTTGCCCGCGGTGATGCCCGGCCCGCTGTGAGCCGCCGCCGCCATAACTCCTCAGACGGCTTCTTCAACAATAGCCCTCTCAGAGCACCTGCAG GTGATGGGTtgcaccatccctctctcctgcgGCATGACTCTGTGGACTCAGGCGTGGctaagggagggaaggggggccTGGGCAGCGGTCTCTGGGGGCAGGAGGGACCCCACCATGGGCGCCACACCAAGCGCCCTgtgggggacagggacagggagcaAGCAGGGCCCCACCGTCAGCGTAACGGGACCTTCCACCCCCGGAAAGGAGGCTTCCTGCCAGTTGAGGGAGGCCATGAGGACAAGCTGAAGTTTGTGGAGGAGGATTTT CCCTCACTCAATCAATCAGAGAGCAGTGGGAAGCCGGTGGCCCAGCCTCATGCCGTAGGGACTCCTGTAGGAGTTTGGG AGCACCCCCCTAGTGCCAAGCAGACCATAACTAAGATGTTGGTCATCAAGAAGGTTTCCAAGGAAGACCCTGGCGCTTCTTTCTCTGCTGGTTTCGCCAACACAACGGTGCCCCACCTAACCAACGGCACCAAAACCCCAATCTCCTCATCCAGTGTCTACAAGAACCTGGTGCCCAAGCCAGCTATCACCCCAACCAAG GCTGGTCCCTGGAAGCCAAgcgggagagaaaccaaaagcagTTTTAATATATCCGGCTGGGACTCCGCCTTCACCAGCCCTGCTGCCTCTGTGAACAAACTTCTTACGCATGTCACTCCCCCGACCTACGGCCCGACCTACGGAACCCCCAAGGAG CCTCCCTCCAGCATCACCCCTCCCATCGACGTCACCCTTCCTCGTCTGAAGCTGATGCGTCGCAGCACCGACCGGAAGAGTGAGTTCCTGCGAGGCCTGAAGGATGATCGGAACTGGGACGGGCCCACCTCTACCAGTCCATCAGAACctaaggagaacagaggagacttAGAGGAGAATGGGATCCCTCACTCTCTCAGCGACTCAGACACAGATCACCTTTCCAGCTCGTTGGAGGCAGAATACAG GTTGCTCAAAGCTATGGGCTGGCAGGAGTACCCAGAGAATGATGACAACTTTTTGCCCATCACTGATGCTGAGCTCCAAGAATTTCAAGCTAAAACTGAGAAG CTGAAGAGGAACAGGCTGGTCCAGAACGGTGTTCTCCTGAAGCCTCTTTTCAAGGGGGCGCCCCTGCCCCTGCTGTCCTGGAGAAGCCCTGTAGAGCCTGAACTAGAAGAGGTCTCAGAGGCCGAGAGCACTAGCAGCAGCCAGACAGACGACGACACCTAA
- the LOC112251355 gene encoding vasculin-like protein 1 isoform X2, producing MAQHDFVPAWLNFSTPQPAKSLAAFERHGENLARGDARPAVSRRRHNSSDGFFNNSPLRAPAGDGLHHPSLLRHDSVDSGVAKGGKGGLGSGLWGQEGPHHGRHTKRPVGDRDREQAGPHRQRNGTFHPRKGGFLPVEGGHEDKLKFVEEDFPSLNQSESSGKPVAQPHAVGTPVGVWEHPPSAKQTITKMLVIKKVSKEDPGASFSAGFANTTVPHLTNGTKTPISSSSVYKNLVPKPAITPTKAGPWKPSGRETKSSFNISGWDSAFTSPAASVNKLLTHVTPPTYGPTYGTPKEPPSSITPPIDVTLPRLKLMRRSTDRKSEFLRGLKDDRNWDGPTSTSPSEPKENRGDLEENGIPHSLSDSDTDHLSSSLEAEYS from the exons TCTCTTGCAGCGTTTGAGAGGCACGGAGAGAATCTTGCCCGCGGTGATGCCCGGCCCGCTGTGAGCCGCCGCCGCCATAACTCCTCAGACGGCTTCTTCAACAATAGCCCTCTCAGAGCACCTGCAG GTGATGGGTtgcaccatccctctctcctgcgGCATGACTCTGTGGACTCAGGCGTGGctaagggagggaaggggggccTGGGCAGCGGTCTCTGGGGGCAGGAGGGACCCCACCATGGGCGCCACACCAAGCGCCCTgtgggggacagggacagggagcaAGCAGGGCCCCACCGTCAGCGTAACGGGACCTTCCACCCCCGGAAAGGAGGCTTCCTGCCAGTTGAGGGAGGCCATGAGGACAAGCTGAAGTTTGTGGAGGAGGATTTT CCCTCACTCAATCAATCAGAGAGCAGTGGGAAGCCGGTGGCCCAGCCTCATGCCGTAGGGACTCCTGTAGGAGTTTGGG AGCACCCCCCTAGTGCCAAGCAGACCATAACTAAGATGTTGGTCATCAAGAAGGTTTCCAAGGAAGACCCTGGCGCTTCTTTCTCTGCTGGTTTCGCCAACACAACGGTGCCCCACCTAACCAACGGCACCAAAACCCCAATCTCCTCATCCAGTGTCTACAAGAACCTGGTGCCCAAGCCAGCTATCACCCCAACCAAG GCTGGTCCCTGGAAGCCAAgcgggagagaaaccaaaagcagTTTTAATATATCCGGCTGGGACTCCGCCTTCACCAGCCCTGCTGCCTCTGTGAACAAACTTCTTACGCATGTCACTCCCCCGACCTACGGCCCGACCTACGGAACCCCCAAGGAG CCTCCCTCCAGCATCACCCCTCCCATCGACGTCACCCTTCCTCGTCTGAAGCTGATGCGTCGCAGCACCGACCGGAAGAGTGAGTTCCTGCGAGGCCTGAAGGATGATCGGAACTGGGACGGGCCCACCTCTACCAGTCCATCAGAACctaaggagaacagaggagacttAGAGGAGAATGGGATCCCTCACTCTCTCAGCGACTCAGACACAGATCACCTTTCCAGCTCGTTGGAGGCAGAATACAG CTGA